The following are encoded together in the Bubalus kerabau isolate K-KA32 ecotype Philippines breed swamp buffalo chromosome 3, PCC_UOA_SB_1v2, whole genome shotgun sequence genome:
- the CLK1 gene encoding dual specificity protein kinase CLK1 isoform X2 has product MLEWFEHHGHVCIVFELLGLSTYDFIKENGFLPFRLDHIRRMAYQICKSVNFLHSNKLTHTDLKPENILFVQSDYTEAYNPKMKRDERTLINPDIKVVDFGSATYDDEHHSTLVSTRHYRAPEVILALGWSQPCDVWSIGCILIEYYLGFTVFPTHDSKEHLAMMERILGPLPKHMIQKTRKRKYFHHDRLDWDEHSSAGRYVSRRCKPLKEFMLSQDAEHELLFDLIQKMLEYEPAKRITLKEALKHPFFYPLKKAT; this is encoded by the exons ATGTTGGAGTGGTTTGAGCATCATGGTCATGTCTGCATTGTGTTTGAACTATTGGGACTTAGTACTTATGACTTTATTAAGGAAAATGGTTTTCTGCCCTTTCGACTGGATCATATCAGGAGGATGGCATACCAGATATGCAAGTCTGTGAACT ttttgcaCAGTAATAAGTTGACTCACACAGACTTAAAGCCTGAAAACATCTTATTTGTACAGTCTGACTACACAGAGGCATATAATCCCAAAATG AAACGTGATGAACGTACTTTAATAAATCCAGATATTAAAGTTGTAGACTTCGGAAGTGCAACGTATGATGATGAACATCACAGTACATTGGTATCTACAAGACATTATAGGGCACCTGAAGTTATATTAG CTTTAGGATGGTCCCAGCCATGTGATGTCTGGAGTATAGGATGTATTCTTATTGAATATTACCTTGGATTTACAGTATTTCCA acACATGATAGTAAGGAACATTTGGCAATGATGGAAAGGATTCTTGGGCCTTTACCAAAACATATGATACAGAAAACCAG GAAACGTAAATATTTCCATCATGATCGATTAGACTGGGATGAACATAGTTCTGCTGGCAGATACGTTTCAAGGCGTTGTAAACCTCTGAAG GAATTTATGCTTTCCCAAGATGCTGAACATGAGCTTCTCTTTGACCTTATTCAGAAAATGTTGGAGTATGAACCAGCTAAAAGGATCACTCTTAAAGAAGCCTTAAAGCATCCTTTCTTTTATCCCCTTAAAAAAGCTACGTAA